One region of Paenibacillus polymyxa M1 genomic DNA includes:
- the addA gene encoding helicase-exonuclease AddAB subunit AddA: MIGTSNAKGLPKPEGSMWSDDQWRAISESGNNMLVAAAAGSGKTAVLVERIIRKIVDPRLGFSVDRLLVATFTKAAAAEMRQRIREALERVLEQEPESEHVRRQLSLLNRASITTLHSFCMEVIRRHYQAIPLDPGFRIMNEHETELLRQELLEELFEEKYEAHDEGSTFRRLVDWFSGERTDDAMYVLVQRLYDFSQSHPWPEHWLRETAAAFRVQDVAALGETPWVRSILADAALSLRGAASLLEQAHETAIQAGGPAPYAMTLQEDAAMVKELLQELETQPWASLYDHFQAASFGKLKPVKKDQTEPALQERVKTLREAAKKMITDMKASLFGRRAEAYLEELHATAPLMDELVETVIAFGERFQQHKQSKGLVDFGDLEHYCLKILRHPDSTPYKLLPSDAALEYKAQFDEVLLDEYQDTNTVQEDIVRLVSREEPGNRFMVGDVKQSIYRFRLAEPGLFLNKYQRYGMQEQEDGFLIDLARNFRSREEVVDAVNLVFRQIMSVDVAEIEYDERAWLVHGASYPEKTEQEAASAYAPELLLVDKGGRGLSETLELPEMGDESALQESELAELAELETAQLEARAIAQRIKELTGDTGQPLLIYDRGLKAMRPAVYGDIVILLRSASVWAPLIVEELRLEGIPASGEQTTGFFKATEVEVMLSLLHIIDNPQQDIPLASVLRSPIVGLTEDELAQIRLEKPDGLFYDALLAAAETEQVDQSVKGTSADVLEMDLFTEDSLSPPHSVHRDDGNTLSARLRSFLRNLDAWRQEARQGSLSALIWNVLEETGYLDWVGGLPGGSQRQSNLRALYDRARQYETSTSNRGLFRFLTFISRLRERGGDLGSISGGTEPDQAVRIMTIHKSKGLEFPVVFIAGTAKMFNQQDLNAPFLMHKELGFGPKYVEEQNRVSYPTLPNLAIRRRSQLELLAEEMRVLYVALTRPREKLIMTGTVKDLASRAAGWARAKEHTETVLPDYILAAGRSYLDWVGPALIRHPSATSLRKAAGDQEGDYHRLEHMPGADWLFKIVASETLSGSRVNSDREEEVSAEERQKKTEALRNVELIELDEESETDIAAALSWTYPYERAGKTAANTSVTEMKRWLEMQEIGSDDWLNLSSISQQADLPEDCENSDTGGSQLHLRRPKFMGNQRLTPTERGTVYHTLMLHLPLDGVMSAEIIEETKARLLNQRILLDVHAEALDTDKILRFFSSELGSRMLRSSRIQRELPFTYTMRATDYWNHSLPVMLPEQKTVTEGGQDDKVLMNGIIDCLFETPEGLVLLDYKTDRVSEYRTLSHLTDQYRFQLELYARVIEEITGNKVAEKWLYFIEAEESVRL; encoded by the coding sequence ATGATAGGCACGTCAAACGCTAAAGGCTTGCCGAAGCCGGAAGGAAGTATGTGGAGTGATGATCAGTGGCGTGCCATTTCGGAGTCTGGTAACAACATGCTGGTCGCGGCAGCGGCGGGTTCTGGTAAAACAGCAGTGCTGGTAGAGCGTATTATTCGCAAAATTGTCGATCCCCGGCTCGGCTTCAGTGTGGATCGGTTACTAGTGGCGACCTTTACGAAGGCTGCAGCCGCTGAAATGCGTCAACGGATACGCGAAGCCCTGGAACGTGTGCTGGAACAGGAACCGGAAAGTGAACATGTGCGCCGACAGCTATCGTTGTTGAATCGCGCCTCAATTACGACACTTCACTCTTTTTGTATGGAGGTCATCCGCAGGCATTATCAGGCCATTCCTCTTGATCCCGGCTTTCGGATTATGAATGAGCATGAAACAGAATTGCTGCGCCAAGAACTATTAGAAGAACTGTTTGAGGAGAAATATGAGGCCCATGATGAAGGCAGCACATTCCGCAGACTGGTCGACTGGTTTAGTGGAGAACGCACCGATGATGCCATGTATGTGCTTGTTCAGCGGTTGTATGATTTTTCGCAAAGTCATCCTTGGCCGGAGCATTGGCTGCGGGAGACGGCAGCAGCATTTCGTGTACAGGATGTAGCTGCGTTGGGGGAGACTCCCTGGGTTCGCAGTATTTTGGCGGATGCTGCACTTTCGTTGCGCGGAGCCGCGAGTTTGCTGGAACAGGCGCATGAAACAGCTATACAGGCTGGCGGTCCTGCACCCTATGCCATGACGCTGCAAGAAGATGCGGCGATGGTGAAGGAATTGCTGCAGGAGCTGGAGACACAGCCGTGGGCATCCTTGTATGATCATTTTCAGGCAGCGTCCTTTGGTAAGCTCAAGCCAGTCAAAAAAGATCAAACCGAGCCTGCATTGCAGGAACGGGTTAAGACGCTACGCGAGGCTGCTAAGAAAATGATTACAGATATGAAGGCTTCCCTGTTCGGTAGGAGAGCAGAAGCTTATTTGGAGGAACTGCATGCGACGGCTCCTCTGATGGACGAACTGGTGGAGACCGTGATTGCTTTCGGGGAACGATTTCAACAGCACAAGCAGTCAAAAGGACTGGTGGATTTCGGGGATTTGGAGCATTATTGTCTCAAAATATTAAGACATCCCGACTCCACTCCGTACAAGCTGCTCCCTTCCGATGCTGCACTTGAATACAAGGCACAGTTCGACGAGGTGTTGCTGGATGAGTATCAAGATACGAATACCGTACAGGAAGATATCGTTAGACTGGTATCACGCGAGGAACCGGGTAACCGTTTTATGGTGGGAGACGTGAAACAGAGTATTTATCGGTTTCGACTGGCCGAGCCAGGGCTGTTTTTGAATAAGTATCAACGGTACGGTATGCAGGAGCAGGAAGATGGCTTTTTGATTGATCTGGCGCGTAATTTTCGCAGTCGGGAGGAAGTTGTCGATGCGGTTAATTTGGTGTTCCGCCAGATTATGAGTGTGGATGTAGCGGAAATTGAATACGATGAACGAGCATGGCTGGTGCACGGCGCGTCCTATCCCGAGAAGACAGAGCAGGAAGCTGCGTCTGCATACGCACCTGAGCTGCTGTTAGTTGATAAAGGTGGACGTGGTCTTTCCGAGACTTTGGAGCTACCTGAAATGGGGGACGAATCGGCTTTACAGGAAAGTGAGCTGGCCGAGCTTGCGGAGCTCGAAACGGCACAGTTGGAGGCTCGTGCGATCGCGCAACGGATTAAGGAGCTGACTGGAGATACTGGACAACCACTGTTGATTTACGATAGGGGATTAAAAGCGATGCGTCCAGCAGTCTACGGTGATATTGTCATTTTGCTTCGTTCAGCAAGCGTATGGGCTCCCTTAATTGTCGAGGAACTGCGGCTTGAGGGCATTCCAGCCTCTGGAGAGCAGACGACAGGCTTTTTTAAGGCAACGGAAGTTGAAGTGATGTTGTCCCTCCTGCACATTATTGATAATCCGCAGCAGGACATCCCGCTTGCATCCGTGCTTCGTTCGCCAATTGTCGGCTTGACCGAAGATGAACTGGCACAAATTCGGCTAGAGAAGCCGGATGGATTATTTTATGATGCATTGCTGGCGGCAGCAGAGACTGAACAAGTCGATCAGAGCGTAAAAGGGACCTCTGCTGACGTATTGGAGATGGATCTTTTCACTGAGGACTCGCTATCTCCACCCCACTCTGTCCATAGGGACGACGGCAATACGTTGTCTGCCCGACTACGCTCATTTTTGCGTAATTTGGACGCATGGCGGCAGGAAGCCAGACAAGGCAGCTTAAGTGCATTGATTTGGAATGTGCTGGAGGAAACAGGATATCTAGATTGGGTGGGTGGATTGCCTGGCGGCTCACAGCGTCAAAGCAACCTACGGGCCTTATATGACCGAGCGAGACAGTATGAGACTTCTACGTCCAACCGTGGCTTGTTCCGATTCCTGACCTTTATTTCCCGTCTGCGGGAGCGGGGCGGTGATTTAGGATCGATCAGTGGGGGGACTGAACCCGATCAGGCTGTCCGCATTATGACCATTCATAAAAGTAAAGGACTTGAATTTCCTGTTGTGTTTATTGCGGGGACGGCAAAAATGTTTAATCAGCAGGATCTGAATGCGCCGTTTCTAATGCACAAGGAGTTGGGATTTGGTCCTAAATATGTGGAGGAACAAAACCGTGTCAGCTACCCTACGCTGCCTAATTTAGCGATCCGTCGACGCTCACAGCTGGAGCTGTTGGCTGAAGAAATGCGTGTGCTATACGTAGCGCTTACGCGTCCGCGTGAAAAGCTGATTATGACCGGAACCGTGAAGGATCTCGCTTCCCGCGCAGCGGGTTGGGCGCGTGCCAAGGAGCATACGGAAACAGTATTACCAGACTATATACTGGCGGCAGGTCGCAGCTATCTGGACTGGGTAGGTCCTGCATTGATTCGGCATCCTTCTGCAACTTCGCTGAGGAAAGCGGCAGGGGATCAGGAGGGGGACTATCACAGACTGGAACACATGCCGGGGGCAGATTGGTTATTTAAAATCGTAGCCTCAGAAACACTTTCTGGCTCTCGTGTGAACTCGGATCGTGAAGAAGAGGTATCGGCCGAAGAACGCCAAAAGAAAACTGAAGCACTGAGAAATGTTGAGCTAATCGAATTAGACGAAGAAAGTGAAACGGATATTGCTGCGGCTCTTTCTTGGACCTACCCGTATGAACGGGCGGGCAAGACAGCAGCCAATACATCGGTCACAGAGATGAAAAGATGGCTGGAGATGCAGGAGATTGGATCGGACGATTGGCTGAATCTATCTTCTATCTCCCAACAAGCAGACTTACCAGAAGATTGTGAAAATTCTGACACTGGGGGCAGTCAATTACACTTGCGCAGACCTAAGTTTATGGGGAATCAGCGACTGACTCCTACGGAACGAGGAACGGTCTATCATACGTTGATGCTGCATCTGCCCTTAGATGGAGTAATGAGCGCTGAAATTATTGAGGAAACAAAGGCTCGTTTGCTGAATCAACGCATTTTACTGGATGTTCATGCAGAGGCGCTGGATACGGATAAAATATTAAGATTTTTCTCAAGTGAGCTGGGGAGCAGAATGTTGCGTTCATCCCGTATTCAGCGTGAGCTTCCGTTTACTTATACCATGCGGGCAACCGATTACTGGAATCACAGTTTACCTGTGATGCTGCCAGAACAGAAGACAGTTACGGAAGGCGGGCAGGACGATAAAGTGCTGATGAACGGGATCATTGATTGTCTGTTCGAAACTCCCGAAGGACTGGTGCTGCTGGATTATAAAACAGACCGGGTCTCCGAATATCGTACGCTGTCACATTTAACGGACCAATATCGTTTTCAATTGGAGCTGTATGCCCGTGTGATTGAAGAGATTACAGGCAATAAGGTTGCTGAGAAATGGTTGTATTTTATAGAAGCTGAAGAGAGTGTGCGGTTGTAG
- the addB gene encoding helicase-exonuclease AddAB subunit AddB, with translation MSVRLLIGRSGSGKSTLIRNEMTSMLREEPLGKPMLLLVPEQSSFASEHALLTEAGNGIQGSVRAQVMGFHRLAYLVMQETGGSALVPVTEEGKKMLLYKIIRRRKDELSLFKDSGDQLGFVDRLNTLFTELKQYGNDARSVPEQLERMHAAGESAPILRGKLKDIGLIYEDFERELTLKYIDGEDTLRMLTEQIAQSSLIRGADIWMDGYRRFTPHEYKVVEQLMLHASSLTVALTCNRSYESGQLPHELDLFHPSAATYVKLKGMADELMIETQTQLLRPDPMPRFKERPALAYLEANFEHRTGLWNQEQRMRLQQLREQWADTQPEGIKLYAAANRRAELEGAVREMRRLAREEGARYREMALFVRHIEDYEPWVEPIFKQYQVPVFLDQRRSILHHPLVELIRASLDIVQRRWRYEDVFRAVKTDLLLPLDGRVSREQMDRLENYVLACGIQGSRWTDGRPWQAVPSLSLELEEQERNRQRDETLDLMELCRDVIVTPLHAFEKRMGKARTALEKCEAVYLLLEDAEIGHKLDAFIHQAEESGNPEQAKEHRQVWDAVLELLDQIVEMMGDERLDTALFAGVLETGLAEFRMGLVPPALDQVLVGNTDRTRVSGIQHAFVLGMNEGVMPAVFHEDGVLNEQERTALNEQGVDLAPDMTRRLLDERFLAYTALTSAGKSLWMSYAVTDEEGKPLLPSELVRHVRQLLPGLDERPLAGYPLPGDAWTTQWEYASHPSEALPQLIAQLRHWRRGGDILSPWWEVYNWYASQQGREKDKLRQLLTSLFYENHAEMQKETSRRLYGSKLRTSVSRMERFVACPFSHFASHGLRLKERQMYRLKAPDIGQLFHAALGEMAINLRERNVSWGSLSTEECRQEAESTVERLAPRLQGEILMSSKRYGYILRKLKDIVSRASLILGEHARRGSFEPIGLELDFGPGQLLPPLSFRLDNGVVMEIVGRIDRVDVAEGEKGLLLRVIDYKSSQKDLKLHEVYYGLSLQMLTYLDVLLNAAEEWLGETAYPAGTLYFHVHNPMLQSPNGLSAEQARQELLKRFKMKGLLLADRDVVGQMDTALDKGYSSILPVAVKADGSFYSSASVASPEQWDSLLASVRNNIRTIGTRMTEGDVAIEPYRIQQETACTFCSFKPVCQFDDSLEGSDYNQWGKPGKDQVWDLLGHTQEGKGGMKQ, from the coding sequence ATGTCGGTCCGCTTATTGATTGGCCGCTCTGGTAGTGGTAAAAGCACGTTAATCCGCAATGAAATGACGTCTATGTTACGCGAGGAGCCGCTAGGTAAACCTATGCTGTTACTTGTGCCCGAGCAATCGTCATTTGCTTCAGAGCATGCGTTGCTTACAGAAGCCGGAAACGGTATTCAGGGGTCGGTTCGCGCCCAGGTGATGGGATTCCATCGTCTTGCCTATTTAGTCATGCAGGAAACAGGGGGTTCAGCCCTGGTGCCTGTAACAGAAGAAGGCAAGAAGATGCTTTTATATAAAATTATTCGTCGTCGCAAGGATGAACTGAGTTTGTTTAAGGATTCGGGAGACCAACTCGGTTTTGTGGATCGGTTGAATACGTTGTTTACAGAGTTAAAGCAGTACGGAAATGATGCTCGGTCTGTACCGGAACAACTGGAGAGAATGCATGCTGCGGGGGAGTCCGCCCCGATATTAAGAGGCAAGCTGAAGGATATCGGCCTAATCTATGAGGATTTTGAACGGGAGCTGACGCTTAAATATATCGATGGTGAAGATACGCTTCGCATGCTAACAGAACAGATTGCACAGTCTTCACTTATACGCGGAGCAGACATTTGGATGGATGGCTACCGAAGGTTTACACCGCATGAATATAAGGTGGTGGAGCAACTTATGCTGCACGCCTCCTCGCTGACGGTGGCGTTGACCTGTAACCGCAGCTACGAAAGTGGCCAGCTTCCGCATGAGCTGGATTTGTTTCATCCTTCGGCGGCTACCTACGTCAAGCTTAAAGGAATGGCAGACGAGCTGATGATTGAAACGCAGACACAGTTATTACGTCCTGATCCGATGCCGAGATTTAAGGAGCGTCCAGCGTTGGCGTATTTGGAGGCTAATTTCGAACATCGTACAGGGCTGTGGAATCAGGAACAGCGGATGCGGCTACAGCAGCTACGAGAGCAATGGGCAGATACACAACCGGAGGGTATAAAGCTGTATGCTGCAGCAAATCGCCGTGCCGAGCTGGAAGGAGCCGTACGCGAAATGCGCCGCTTGGCCCGTGAAGAGGGCGCGCGTTATCGGGAGATGGCCTTGTTTGTGCGTCATATTGAAGACTATGAGCCATGGGTGGAACCGATATTCAAGCAATATCAGGTCCCGGTATTTTTGGATCAGCGGAGAAGTATACTTCATCATCCCTTAGTGGAATTGATTCGGGCTTCACTGGATATCGTGCAGCGACGCTGGCGATATGAGGATGTATTTCGTGCGGTCAAAACAGACCTTCTATTGCCGCTGGACGGTCGAGTGAGCCGCGAGCAGATGGACCGTCTGGAAAACTATGTGCTGGCCTGTGGAATACAAGGCAGCCGTTGGACAGATGGCCGACCATGGCAGGCTGTACCCAGCTTGTCACTGGAGCTGGAGGAACAGGAACGGAACCGTCAACGGGATGAAACGCTGGATTTGATGGAGTTGTGCCGAGATGTGATTGTGACGCCTTTACATGCTTTTGAGAAGCGTATGGGTAAGGCACGAACGGCGCTTGAGAAGTGTGAAGCCGTGTATCTGTTGCTGGAGGATGCAGAAATTGGTCACAAGCTGGACGCCTTCATTCATCAGGCAGAGGAATCAGGAAATCCTGAGCAGGCGAAGGAGCACCGCCAGGTATGGGATGCGGTGCTTGAATTGCTGGATCAAATCGTCGAAATGATGGGTGATGAGAGACTGGATACTGCTTTGTTTGCGGGTGTGCTGGAAACGGGATTGGCTGAGTTCCGTATGGGGCTTGTTCCACCGGCTCTGGATCAGGTACTGGTCGGAAATACGGACCGTACACGTGTATCGGGTATTCAACATGCCTTTGTGCTAGGGATGAACGAAGGAGTAATGCCGGCTGTGTTCCATGAGGATGGTGTGCTGAATGAGCAGGAACGTACGGCATTGAACGAACAAGGCGTAGACCTGGCACCAGATATGACAAGACGTCTGTTGGACGAACGCTTTCTCGCTTATACGGCCCTTACCTCAGCCGGTAAAAGCCTATGGATGAGCTATGCGGTGACTGATGAAGAAGGCAAGCCATTGCTGCCGTCAGAGTTAGTGCGACATGTGCGGCAACTGCTTCCTGGTCTGGATGAACGTCCACTGGCCGGATACCCTTTGCCTGGAGACGCTTGGACGACGCAATGGGAGTATGCTTCCCATCCGTCCGAGGCTTTGCCGCAGCTCATTGCGCAATTACGGCATTGGCGGCGTGGCGGTGATATTTTATCTCCCTGGTGGGAGGTGTATAACTGGTATGCCAGCCAGCAGGGGCGTGAGAAGGACAAGCTGCGTCAGCTGTTGACCTCACTTTTTTACGAAAATCATGCCGAAATGCAGAAGGAAACGAGTCGCCGTCTATATGGCAGCAAGCTGCGCACCAGCGTATCTCGTATGGAACGTTTTGTCGCATGTCCATTTTCTCACTTTGCCTCTCACGGTCTTCGTTTGAAGGAACGTCAAATGTATCGTCTGAAGGCTCCGGATATCGGACAATTATTCCACGCAGCGCTTGGTGAGATGGCGATCAATCTGCGTGAACGCAATGTCAGCTGGGGAAGTCTCAGCACCGAGGAATGTCGCCAAGAGGCGGAAAGTACGGTGGAGCGTTTGGCACCTCGTCTGCAAGGCGAGATTTTAATGAGCTCCAAGCGGTATGGCTATATTTTGCGCAAGTTAAAAGACATCGTGAGCCGTGCTTCGCTAATTTTGGGTGAACATGCACGGAGAGGTAGCTTTGAGCCGATTGGGCTGGAGTTGGACTTTGGACCAGGTCAGCTGCTTCCTCCGTTAAGCTTCCGACTAGATAACGGCGTTGTGATGGAAATTGTCGGACGGATTGACCGTGTGGATGTGGCAGAAGGAGAAAAAGGATTACTTCTGCGTGTCATTGATTACAAGTCCAGCCAAAAGGATCTTAAGCTACATGAGGTGTATTACGGCTTGTCCCTGCAAATGCTCACGTACCTGGATGTGCTGTTGAATGCGGCGGAGGAATGGTTGGGCGAGACTGCTTATCCGGCGGGTACACTGTATTTTCACGTCCACAATCCGATGCTGCAATCACCTAATGGCCTTAGCGCAGAACAGGCTCGTCAGGAGCTTTTGAAACGCTTTAAGATGAAGGGATTGTTGCTTGCGGATCGGGATGTAGTTGGGCAAATGGATACAGCATTGGACAAGGGATATTCCTCTATTTTACCTGTTGCGGTGAAAGCAGACGGCAGTTTTTATAGCAGTGCTTCCGTTGCTTCGCCTGAACAGTGGGATAGCCTGTTAGCGTCGGTGCGCAATAACATTCGGACGATTGGTACACGGATGACAGAGGGCGATGTTGCCATTGAACCTTATCGCATCCAGCAAGAAACGGCATGTACCTTCTGTTCTTTTAAGCCTGTTTGTCAATTTGATGACAGTCTGGAAGGCAGTGATTACAACCAATGGGGGAAACCGGGTAAGGATCAGGTCTGGGATCTGCTCGGTCATACACAGGAAGGGAAAGGAGGAATGAAGCAATGA
- a CDS encoding class I SAM-dependent rRNA methyltransferase produces MPSVILERSRKKRLEQAHPWVFKNEIAKIEGDPEAGDLVNILNHQGRYLATGYYNPASQITVRVMSYEPLEVMDQSFFAQRFRNCLEHRERFVTGGNAYRLVYGEADFLPGLIVDRFGDVLVVQLLTLGMDRRREEIRDALVEVMGPVGIYERSDVSIRELEGLEQTKGPLYGDCPRHVVVTENGLQIKVDIEEGQKTGYFFDQRENRAAIAPLMTGWGARSGITLQEVAATPGDDATTVMKPVNKSGKVVEFPFWDGATVLECFSHTGSFTLNACKHGAKKVTCLDISEHAIESARDNVKLNGFEDRVEFVVDDAFQYLRNQVKGVEERTARAGGKGDTSKPLTAGGGRTFDVVILDPPAFAKTKSAVKGATRGYKDINLHGMKLVNEGGYLVTASCSFHMRPELFLDTIKEAATDAGKTLRLVDWRAAGKDHPQILGVEEGHYLKFAIFEVRSRTRL; encoded by the coding sequence TTGCCTTCAGTAATATTAGAACGTAGCCGCAAAAAAAGGCTGGAGCAAGCACACCCTTGGGTGTTTAAAAATGAAATAGCCAAGATTGAGGGTGATCCAGAAGCAGGTGATTTGGTCAACATCCTTAACCATCAAGGTCGTTATTTGGCGACAGGTTACTATAATCCTGCTTCGCAAATTACAGTGCGTGTGATGTCCTATGAGCCGCTGGAAGTGATGGACCAAAGCTTCTTTGCCCAACGTTTCCGTAATTGTTTGGAGCATCGCGAACGCTTTGTGACTGGGGGGAACGCTTATCGCTTGGTGTACGGCGAGGCTGATTTTTTGCCTGGGCTGATTGTAGACCGTTTTGGTGATGTATTGGTCGTTCAGCTGTTAACGCTTGGCATGGATCGGCGCAGGGAAGAAATCAGAGATGCGCTTGTTGAAGTCATGGGGCCAGTTGGTATATATGAGCGTAGTGATGTATCCATCCGCGAGCTGGAAGGGTTGGAACAGACGAAAGGTCCTTTGTACGGCGATTGCCCGCGCCATGTGGTGGTGACGGAAAATGGCTTACAAATCAAGGTCGATATCGAAGAGGGCCAAAAGACTGGCTATTTCTTTGACCAGCGTGAAAATCGCGCGGCTATCGCGCCGTTGATGACAGGTTGGGGAGCGCGTAGCGGAATTACGTTACAAGAAGTAGCTGCAACCCCAGGCGATGACGCCACAACGGTCATGAAGCCTGTGAATAAAAGTGGTAAGGTGGTTGAATTCCCATTCTGGGACGGCGCAACTGTATTGGAATGTTTTTCACATACAGGTAGCTTTACGCTCAATGCGTGTAAACATGGTGCGAAAAAAGTAACTTGTCTGGATATTTCTGAACATGCGATTGAAAGTGCTCGGGATAACGTGAAGCTGAACGGTTTTGAGGATCGCGTCGAGTTTGTCGTCGACGATGCTTTTCAATATTTACGTAATCAGGTGAAAGGTGTAGAGGAACGCACCGCGCGAGCGGGGGGCAAAGGAGATACATCCAAGCCGCTGACTGCGGGTGGCGGACGCACCTTTGACGTAGTTATTCTGGATCCGCCAGCTTTTGCCAAAACGAAGAGTGCTGTCAAAGGAGCTACACGTGGATATAAAGATATCAACCTTCATGGGATGAAGCTTGTCAATGAGGGCGGTTATTTGGTAACGGCGAGTTGTTCGTTCCATATGCGGCCAGAGCTGTTTTTGGACACGATTAAGGAAGCGGCGACAGATGCCGGTAAAACCCTCCGACTGGTAGATTGGAGAGCGGCAGGGAAGGACCATCCTCAAATTTTAGGTGTGGAGGAAGGTCATTATTTGAAATTTGCCATCTTTGAAGTGCGCAGCCGGACACGGCTGTAG
- a CDS encoding Na/Pi cotransporter family protein, giving the protein MFIHVILPLCGGLLIFLGGMKLMEAALRHLAGPFLTRWLNRATVSPWRGMLFSSGITALLQSSTAVTVLTIGLVNAGLLTYGRTLGIILGTNIGTCLTTELMGLQLGKLAVPLLCGSLLCWGTAVLWGETVAGRQYAAAGASPSSNGLSRPQAVQFISLVFAGFSLILAGIRVMQAVGPWIEQAGLFRWFLDHAAANMWWAFAAGACLTALVHSSAAVIGMAISLAAAGALPVDVGIAIVIGSNVGTCVTALIAAVGGSVSGKFVAWSHVLLNVGGALLFMPLIPGLDMVATWISTEPGAKVAHAQTLFNVISSLLALPLCYLPIWTRIEERMSLHRTKR; this is encoded by the coding sequence GTGTTCATACATGTTATACTCCCACTGTGCGGTGGGCTGCTTATTTTTTTAGGTGGAATGAAGCTGATGGAAGCTGCCCTCCGGCATTTGGCTGGCCCCTTCCTTACCCGCTGGCTGAACCGGGCTACGGTTTCCCCTTGGCGGGGAATGCTGTTCAGCTCAGGCATTACCGCCCTACTGCAAAGCAGCACCGCCGTAACGGTGCTGACGATCGGACTGGTCAACGCCGGGCTGTTGACCTACGGCCGCACGCTCGGCATCATTCTCGGCACCAATATTGGCACCTGCCTGACGACCGAGCTGATGGGGCTTCAGCTTGGCAAGCTGGCTGTTCCGTTGCTATGCGGTTCACTGCTCTGCTGGGGCACTGCCGTTCTGTGGGGAGAAACGGTCGCTGGCCGCCAGTATGCAGCTGCCGGAGCTTCACCCAGCTCTAATGGGCTCAGCCGCCCACAGGCTGTACAATTTATCAGCCTCGTCTTTGCCGGATTTTCGCTGATTCTGGCAGGTATCCGTGTGATGCAAGCCGTCGGCCCCTGGATTGAACAGGCCGGACTATTCCGCTGGTTTCTTGATCATGCTGCAGCCAACATGTGGTGGGCCTTCGCTGCGGGTGCCTGCCTGACCGCACTGGTTCACAGCAGCGCAGCCGTCATTGGTATGGCGATTAGCCTGGCTGCTGCGGGTGCCTTACCAGTCGATGTAGGGATCGCCATCGTCATTGGCTCCAATGTAGGCACCTGCGTGACTGCCCTGATTGCCGCTGTTGGCGGCAGCGTGTCTGGAAAATTTGTGGCCTGGTCCCATGTGCTGTTGAACGTAGGCGGGGCATTGCTCTTTATGCCGTTGATCCCTGGACTGGATATGGTCGCCACCTGGATATCTACCGAGCCCGGTGCCAAGGTAGCGCATGCCCAAACCCTGTTTAACGTCATCAGCTCTCTGCTTGCCTTGCCCCTCTGTTATTTACCTATATGGACACGTATAGAGGAGCGTATGTCCCTCCATAGAACTAAACGTTAA
- a CDS encoding NUDIX hydrolase, which yields MAAKKEISAGGVVFRKQEEQLEIQLITDRYGKISLAKGKMEPGETIEQTALREIREETGLNGRIIQHVDMIAYTYQHPEYGEVDKEVHYYLVEALDGNLQAQIEEIKGVAWHTPEEAWRLQRQGGYDNNDVILSKALSMLGINV from the coding sequence ATGGCAGCAAAAAAGGAAATTTCCGCAGGTGGCGTAGTGTTCCGCAAACAGGAGGAGCAACTTGAAATTCAGCTGATTACTGACCGATATGGCAAGATATCTTTGGCTAAAGGCAAAATGGAACCAGGTGAAACAATCGAACAAACAGCTCTACGTGAAATTCGTGAGGAAACAGGGCTGAACGGACGAATTATTCAGCATGTGGATATGATTGCTTATACGTATCAGCACCCTGAATATGGGGAAGTGGACAAGGAAGTTCATTATTATCTCGTAGAGGCACTGGATGGGAATTTACAGGCACAGATTGAAGAAATCAAAGGCGTCGCATGGCATACGCCCGAAGAAGCTTGGCGTCTTCAGCGCCAGGGTGGATATGACAACAATGATGTCATTCTAAGCAAGGCGCTGTCCATGTTAGGAATTAACGTTTAG